A stretch of Lathyrus oleraceus cultivar Zhongwan6 chromosome 6, CAAS_Psat_ZW6_1.0, whole genome shotgun sequence DNA encodes these proteins:
- the LOC127096867 gene encoding SART-1 family protein DOT2, producing the protein MRNNAYACKLLGREQSLNNKTWEDETLAFADDDEDHRKSLEKARRLALKKQEEKGASGPQAIALLAASNPSNETVDDQDSTAGESRENKVVFTEMEEFVWGLHIDQEARKSEGEDVFMHGDEEAKKDEAGGWSEVKETEKDKEVIVPDQSMHEVAVGRGLSGALKLLQDRGTLKESIEWGGRNMDKKKSKLVGILEDEGKEVQNKKEIRIERRDEFGRILTPKEAFRKFSHTFHGKEPGKMKQEKLKRMKSSDTPSLSVERMREAQARMKTPYLVLSGHVKPGLNTFRESRGKLNNQTSIPQKRRNLDPQSCNKKHFKLKSVQGCELN; encoded by the exons ATGAGAAATAATGCTTATGCGTGTAAATTACTTGGTCGAGAACAATCTCTGAACAATAAAACATGGGaagatgaaaccctagctttTGCAGATGATGACGAGGATCACCGTAAATCCTTAGAGAAAGCAAGGCGACTAGCTCTCAAGAAACAGGAGGAGAAAGGAGCATCTGGCCCTCAAGCTATTGCTTTACTTGCCGCCTCAAATCCTAGTAATGAGACTGTCGATGATCAAGATTCTACCGCTGGAGAATCAAGAGAAAATAAGGTGGTCTTTACCGAGATGGAAGAATTTGTCTGGGGCCTTCACATTGATCAAG AAGCACGTAAATCAGAAGGTGAAGATGTTTTCATGCATGGTGATGAAGAGGCAAAGAAAGATGAGGCTGGTGGGTGGAGTGAAGTCAAAGAAACTGAAAAAGACAAGGAAGTGATAGTTCCTGATCAAAGTATGCATGAAGTTGCTGTAGGGAGAGGACTGTCAGGTGCATTGAAACTGCTTCAAGATCGAGGAACACTTAAAGAAAGCATTGAATGGGGTGGCAGAAACATGGATAAGAAGAAAAGCAAATTGGTTGGGATTCTAGAGGATGAAGGAAAGGAAGTACAGAATAAAAAAGAGATTCGCATTGAGAGGAGAGACGAGTTTGGGAGAATTTTGACTCCTAAGGAAGCCTTTCGAAAATTTTCTCATACGTTCCATGGCAAGGAACCTGGCAAAATGAAGCAGGAAAAGCTCAAGCGAATGAAGAGTTCAGATACACCATCGTTGTCTGTGGAGAGAATGAGGGAAGCTCAAGCTCGTATGAAGACACCCTATCTTGTTCTCAGCGGTCATGTTAAACCAGG GTTGAACACTTTCCGGGAATCAAGAGGAAAGCTGAACAATCAAACTTCGATACCTCAAAAAAGGCGAAATCTTGATCCTCAGTCTTGTAACAAAAAGCATTTCAAGCTAAAATCTGTACAAGGTTGCGAATTGAATTGA